A genome region from Wielerella bovis includes the following:
- the recO gene encoding DNA repair protein RecO, whose amino-acid sequence MSSRINHQPIFLLATQAWRENSLRVEAFSRDYGRVSLLARSARARGSELRGVLVPFVPVSASWFGKEELKTLHRAEWIGGWQQPKNRSLFSALYVNELVLKLTAREDPQPQLFAALHEILHTICTQTDCADSLRHFEWRLLTELGVAPDWRTDANGAPIQSEQNYLVQPENAARVILPDEFAPKDGVIVSGKLLQELGQGSLNPQSDLNSARQLTRLLLDFRLPDDIQSRKVLQQLNLWKQQIRASYDMNTSENIA is encoded by the coding sequence ATGTCCAGCCGCATCAATCATCAACCAATTTTCCTGCTCGCCACACAAGCATGGCGCGAAAACAGTTTGCGCGTGGAAGCATTCAGCCGCGATTATGGGCGCGTATCCTTATTGGCACGCAGCGCACGGGCACGTGGTTCAGAATTGCGTGGCGTACTCGTCCCTTTTGTACCCGTGTCCGCGTCGTGGTTTGGCAAGGAAGAATTAAAAACCTTGCATCGTGCCGAATGGATAGGCGGTTGGCAACAGCCCAAAAATCGTTCATTATTCAGCGCGTTATATGTCAATGAATTGGTGTTAAAACTGACTGCACGCGAAGACCCACAACCGCAATTATTTGCCGCGTTGCACGAAATTTTGCATACCATTTGTACACAAACCGATTGTGCCGACAGTCTGCGTCATTTTGAATGGCGATTGCTGACTGAATTAGGCGTGGCACCCGATTGGCGCACCGATGCCAATGGCGCACCGATTCAATCCGAACAAAATTATTTGGTGCAGCCTGAAAATGCTGCGCGTGTGATTTTGCCCGATGAATTTGCCCCAAAAGATGGCGTGATTGTATCGGGAAAATTATTGCAAGAATTGGGACAAGGCAGCCTGAATCCACAGTCCGATTTAAACAGCGCACGTCAATTAACCCGTTTATTATTGGATTTCAGGCTGCCTGATGACATACAAAGCCGCAAAGTATTGCAACAATTAAATTTATGGAAACAACAAATTAGAGCATCATACGATATGAATACATCAGAAAATATTGCTTAA
- the recG gene encoding ATP-dependent DNA helicase RecG, producing the protein MQPETRQLLKITDTTAQKLEKLQLHSAWDLALHLPLRYEDETQIVPIAGVNVGDVCQVEGTVIYQEIQFKPRKQLIARIQDNSGAMLNLRFIHFYASHQKQLAQGQTVRALGEIKRGYFGDEMIHPKIKSPENNKLAQSLTPIYPTTNGLNQPTLRKAIQAALETVNLQEILPEKILQNLKLPSLAHSLRTLHHPPPELSMNTLANGAFPAWQRLKFDELLAQQLSMRLARQRRRNGIAKPLISNNYLSKQLLDILPFRLTAAQERVCAEIQADLAKTVPMHRLLQGDVGSGKTIVAALSALVALENDGVQVAVMAPTEILAEQHFIKFKQWFEPLGISVAWLSGSLKKKEKDQAKAALADGRIRLAVGTHALFQHDVLFDNLALVIVDEQHRFGVAQRLALKNKGEDVHQLMMSATPIPRTLAMSFFADLDVSSIDELPPNRTPIKTKLVNHLRRAEVEGFVLNTCQKGQQAYWVCPLIEESETLQLQTATETWQNLQAALPDLKIGLVHGRMKPAEKAAVMAEFVSGSLNVLVATTVIEVGVDVPNASLMVIEHAERMGLAQLHQLRGRVGRGAAASTCVLLFAEPLGQISKARLKVIYEHTDGFEIARQDLEIRGPGEFLGARQSGAPMLRFADLQTDVPLLEKAREIAPILIADYPEVVDQHLERWLGSKEGFLAA; encoded by the coding sequence ATGCAGCCTGAAACGCGACAATTACTCAAAATTACCGATACCACCGCCCAAAAATTGGAGAAATTACAGCTACATAGTGCGTGGGATTTGGCTTTGCATTTACCTTTACGTTATGAAGATGAAACCCAAATTGTCCCCATTGCTGGCGTGAATGTGGGCGATGTTTGCCAAGTAGAAGGCACGGTAATTTATCAAGAGATACAATTTAAACCAAGAAAACAACTGATTGCGCGTATTCAAGATAACAGCGGCGCGATGCTCAATTTGCGTTTCATTCATTTTTACGCCAGCCATCAAAAACAACTGGCGCAAGGTCAAACTGTCCGCGCTTTGGGCGAAATCAAACGCGGTTATTTTGGCGATGAAATGATACACCCAAAAATCAAATCTCCAGAAAATAATAAATTAGCTCAATCGCTTACGCCAATTTATCCAACAACCAATGGTTTAAATCAACCTACTTTGCGCAAAGCCATTCAGGCTGCATTGGAAACAGTTAATTTGCAAGAAATTTTGCCCGAAAAAATATTGCAGAACTTAAAGTTACCCTCATTGGCACACAGTTTACGCACCTTGCATCATCCTCCGCCTGAATTATCCATGAACACATTGGCAAATGGCGCATTTCCTGCATGGCAACGCCTGAAATTTGATGAATTGCTGGCACAACAATTATCCATGCGTTTAGCACGACAACGTCGCCGCAATGGAATAGCTAAACCTTTGATAAGCAATAATTATTTATCCAAACAATTATTGGACATTTTGCCTTTTCGTTTGACCGCAGCGCAAGAACGCGTGTGCGCCGAAATTCAAGCTGATTTGGCAAAAACTGTCCCCATGCATCGTTTATTGCAGGGCGATGTGGGCAGCGGCAAAACGATTGTGGCGGCTTTGTCGGCTTTGGTGGCTTTGGAAAATGATGGGGTGCAGGTGGCGGTGATGGCACCGACTGAAATTTTGGCAGAACAGCATTTTATTAAATTTAAACAATGGTTTGAACCTTTGGGAATCAGCGTGGCGTGGCTTTCAGGCAGCCTGAAAAAGAAAGAAAAAGACCAAGCAAAAGCGGCTTTGGCTGATGGGCGGATTCGTTTGGCGGTCGGCACGCATGCTTTGTTTCAACATGATGTTTTATTTGATAATTTGGCTTTGGTGATTGTGGACGAGCAGCACCGTTTTGGCGTGGCGCAGCGTTTGGCGTTGAAAAATAAGGGGGAAGACGTACATCAATTGATGATGTCCGCCACACCGATTCCGCGCACTTTGGCAATGAGTTTTTTTGCAGACTTGGACGTGTCGTCTATTGACGAATTGCCACCGAATCGTACGCCAATAAAAACAAAATTAGTCAATCATTTACGCCGTGCCGAAGTGGAAGGTTTTGTGTTAAACACTTGTCAAAAAGGGCAACAAGCGTATTGGGTTTGCCCTTTGATTGAAGAAAGTGAAACTTTGCAACTGCAAACCGCCACCGAAACGTGGCAAAATTTGCAGGCTGCCTTGCCTGATTTGAAGATTGGTTTGGTGCATGGGCGCATGAAACCTGCGGAAAAAGCGGCGGTGATGGCGGAATTTGTGTCAGGCAGCCTGAATGTGTTGGTGGCGACCACCGTGATTGAAGTGGGCGTGGACGTGCCAAATGCCAGTTTGATGGTGATTGAACACGCTGAGCGCATGGGTTTGGCGCAATTGCACCAATTACGCGGACGAGTAGGGCGTGGCGCAGCAGCAAGCACTTGCGTGTTGTTGTTCGCCGAACCGCTTGGGCAAATCAGCAAGGCGCGCTTGAAAGTGATTTATGAACACACCGATGGTTTTGAGATTGCGCGGCAAGATTTGGAAATTCGTGGGCCAGGGGAATTTTTGGGCGCAAGACAAAGTGGTGCACCCATGTTGCGCTTTGCTGATTTACAAACTGATGTCCCTTTGTTAGAAAAAGCGCGAGAAATTGCCCCTATTTTGATTGCGGATTATCCGGAGGTGGTGGATCAACATTTGGAGCGATGGTTGGGAAGTAAAGAAGGCTTTCTGGCGGCGTGA
- a CDS encoding murein hydrolase activator EnvC family protein, producing MKSMKTVKPLLLSLALLGALPSMAANSAQGQLTDVRQAIQAAQKDLSAKQAAHRKTQQTLNQTKFALAQARRELDTLTRRQQDTWQKLQALQETLEGLQSDISSTKAQVARLVTSNYKNRQPNAVVLFLKDADANQKSRFLNYTRHINRANDQVIKNLGEQQKELAEQEKAINTELIRLRRLTDAQQQKLRRLGQANSQAQAESRKLNNEINNRQQRIARLREDEKRLNQVIAQIAAKEAAQRKAEAAARTDAARRRAEAAKRRGQTNKRGSGNLTAEDLALQPEKRVGSSTISRQQGRLPLPVSGQIVGSYGSARATGGTWRGLFVATAPASVRSLAAGRVSYAAPLAGYGNTVIIDHGSGYVSVYAGLSSIAVGNGSKVNAQQNIGTSGTLPAGEQGLYFELRYRGRTMNPRSWVNG from the coding sequence ATGAAATCCATGAAAACCGTGAAACCCTTGTTGTTAAGTCTCGCTTTGTTGGGTGCGTTGCCCAGTATGGCAGCCAATTCAGCGCAGGGGCAATTAACCGATGTGCGTCAGGCTATTCAAGCAGCGCAAAAAGATTTGTCTGCCAAACAAGCAGCGCACCGCAAAACGCAGCAAACATTGAATCAAACCAAATTTGCTTTGGCACAAGCTCGGCGCGAGTTAGATACGTTGACGCGCCGTCAGCAAGATACATGGCAAAAATTGCAAGCCTTGCAAGAAACTTTGGAAGGTTTACAGTCGGATATTTCCAGTACCAAGGCACAAGTGGCGCGATTGGTAACAAGTAACTACAAAAATCGCCAACCCAATGCGGTGGTTTTGTTTTTGAAAGATGCAGATGCCAATCAAAAAAGTCGCTTTTTGAACTATACGCGTCATATTAATCGTGCCAATGACCAAGTGATTAAAAATTTAGGTGAACAACAAAAAGAGCTGGCGGAACAAGAAAAAGCAATCAATACAGAATTGATTCGCTTGCGTCGTTTGACAGATGCGCAACAGCAAAAATTGCGTCGTTTGGGGCAAGCCAATAGCCAAGCACAAGCGGAAAGTCGCAAATTAAATAATGAAATCAATAATCGACAACAGCGCATTGCACGTTTGAGAGAAGATGAAAAACGTTTGAATCAAGTGATTGCACAAATTGCGGCAAAAGAAGCAGCACAACGTAAAGCGGAAGCTGCTGCACGAACCGATGCGGCACGAAGACGTGCGGAAGCTGCAAAACGTCGTGGGCAAACGAATAAACGTGGTTCGGGTAACTTAACAGCGGAAGATTTGGCATTGCAGCCTGAAAAACGAGTGGGAAGCAGTACAATCAGTCGTCAGCAAGGACGTTTGCCTTTGCCTGTTTCGGGGCAGATTGTGGGTTCATATGGTTCTGCGCGTGCAACAGGTGGTACTTGGCGCGGTTTATTTGTGGCAACAGCACCTGCATCTGTGCGTAGTTTGGCAGCAGGGCGAGTATCGTATGCTGCACCGTTGGCAGGCTATGGAAATACAGTGATTATTGACCATGGTTCAGGCTATGTTTCTGTGTATGCTGGATTAAGCAGCATCGCGGTGGGTAATGGCAGCAAAGTAAACGCACAACAAAATATTGGTACCAGCGGTACTTTGCCAGCAGGGGAGCAGGGATTGTATTTTGAATTGCGTTATCGCGGTCGCACTATGAATCCACGTTCTTGGGTTAATGGATAA
- a CDS encoding lysophospholipid acyltransferase family protein produces the protein MLYIRNLIYWLVLIVSMPLMFLAAIIAMPFPKGINRVGREWSAMLLWVLDKVVGLKYVVRGTENIPSTPAIICAKHQSGWETFALQQIFPLQIYVAKKELFKIPFFGWALKMGKTIGIDRKAGKQATEKLLQQGLARKQEGFWIVIFPEGTRVAAGERGKYKLGGARMAKLFEMDIVPVALNSGEYWARNAFLKYPGTIEVVIGEPISHTLGDEAALMAACETWIEARQAEISGKGPCYRPSQLS, from the coding sequence ATGCTTTATATCCGAAATTTGATTTATTGGCTGGTGTTGATTGTTTCCATGCCCTTGATGTTTTTGGCAGCCATCATCGCCATGCCGTTCCCCAAAGGTATCAATCGCGTAGGACGTGAATGGTCAGCGATGTTGTTGTGGGTGCTGGATAAAGTGGTTGGATTGAAATATGTGGTGCGCGGTACAGAAAATATTCCGTCCACACCCGCCATTATTTGCGCTAAACACCAAAGTGGTTGGGAAACCTTTGCTTTACAACAAATTTTCCCCTTGCAAATTTATGTTGCTAAAAAAGAATTGTTCAAAATTCCGTTTTTCGGCTGGGCATTAAAAATGGGCAAAACCATTGGCATTGACCGAAAAGCAGGCAAACAGGCAACCGAGAAATTGTTGCAACAAGGTTTGGCACGCAAACAAGAAGGTTTTTGGATTGTGATTTTTCCCGAAGGCACACGTGTAGCTGCTGGGGAACGTGGTAAATACAAATTGGGTGGAGCTCGTATGGCGAAATTGTTTGAAATGGACATCGTACCAGTCGCACTCAACAGCGGCGAATATTGGGCGCGTAATGCATTTTTGAAATACCCTGGTACGATTGAAGTGGTAATTGGTGAGCCGATTTCACATACCTTGGGCGATGAAGCGGCATTGATGGCGGCGTGTGAAACGTGGATTGAAGCACGACAAGCGGAGATTTCTGGAAAAGGTCCATGTTATCGTCCGTCCCAATTATCATGA
- the map gene encoding type I methionyl aminopeptidase yields the protein MAVIIHTPEEQEKMRELGRLVAEALDYIGDFIKPGITTNEIDKLVYDYHVNVQGGYPAPLHYGNPPYPKSCCTSVNHVICHGIPDDKPLKEGDILNIDLTIKKDGWHGDSSRMFTVGKVSPQAQRLIDVTHESMMAGIAAVKPGATLGDVGYACQQVAENAGYSVVQEFCGHGIGRDFHCEPQILHYGKRGQGLVLKPGMIFTIEPMINQGKRHLRILADGWTVVTKDRSLSAQWEHEVLVTETGYEILTVSPRTGRP from the coding sequence TTTAGTTGCCGAAGCATTGGATTATATTGGCGATTTTATTAAACCTGGTATTACCACCAATGAAATTGACAAATTGGTTTACGATTATCATGTTAATGTACAAGGAGGTTATCCCGCTCCCCTGCACTATGGTAATCCGCCCTACCCTAAATCTTGCTGCACCTCCGTCAATCACGTCATTTGCCATGGCATTCCAGATGACAAACCATTGAAAGAAGGAGATATTTTAAATATTGACTTAACCATCAAAAAAGACGGTTGGCATGGCGACAGCAGCCGTATGTTTACCGTGGGCAAAGTATCGCCACAAGCTCAACGCTTGATTGACGTAACACACGAATCCATGATGGCAGGCATCGCCGCCGTGAAACCAGGGGCAACTTTGGGTGATGTCGGTTATGCCTGTCAGCAAGTCGCTGAAAATGCAGGTTATTCTGTGGTACAAGAATTTTGCGGACACGGCATCGGACGCGATTTCCATTGTGAGCCACAAATTTTGCATTATGGTAAACGCGGTCAAGGTTTGGTACTCAAACCTGGTATGATTTTCACAATTGAACCGATGATTAATCAAGGCAAACGCCATTTACGTATTTTGGCAGACGGCTGGACAGTTGTAACCAAAGACCGCAGTTTGTCAGCACAATGGGAACACGAAGTATTGGTAACCGAAACAGGTTACGAAATTTTGACTGTTTCACCGCGCACGGGTCGCCCATAA